The DNA region CTCCACTAAGCTTATCCGGATATCCGTTGCCGATATATCTTTCGTGGTGATGCATGATTATGGGCAGAATATCATCTAGAAACTCTATAGATTTAAGTATATTTACCCCCATTTCAGGATGCTTTTGAATTATAGCGAACTCTTCGTCCGTAAGTTTACTGTTCTTTAACAGAATATGATCAGGAATTCCTATCTTACCTATATCGTGGAATAAAGCGGCGTATTCCAGTTTTTTCATCTCATCCGCTGACAAGCCAAGATTTTCACCTATAAGAAGAGATATTTTTGTTACTCTTTCCGAATGCCCAGCGGTATATGCGTCTCTGGCGTCGACTGCATTTGATAATGCTGATATAGTGTTCCTATATGAGTCTGAAAGCTGTTTATAAGCTGTTTCGATCTCTGCTTTTTGATTTATTAGTTCATTGTTTTGATTCCTTAATGTCTTTGATGCTGAATACAAGATTCTTATTAACAACAAAAAGAGTACCAGCAATCCACCAGACATAGTCAAAATTATTTCTTTTAAAAGCATATCCACATGTGATTTAATAACCACTTCCGGGATTTGAAGCATTAGTACTCCTGCAATGTTCTCTTTATATTTTATCGGAACATATAAGTTGAATACTCTTGTATTAATTACATCATTAATAGAATAAGCTTTGGAGATATAATATGTTACCTTACTTTCCAGTATCATATCAACACCACTAAGATCATTTGCAGTTATTGTCTCTGAGGACTGTCTGTTTGTTAATACTATTTTCTTCTTATTATTAAACATGGTATATGATTGGGGCATATACAGGCTCAATGATCTATTGATATTTTCTTCCAGAAGCATTTGCTTAGCGTTATCAATATTATTATCAAAATCAGATTCTACTAAAATACTTTCATTTATACTGTCCACGGCAATTTGAGCGGCACCATATAAATTTTGATGATAATCATTTTTAATATGATTCGATATGACAAACGATAAAACGGCGCCAATTAAAATAAAAGTAATAAGACTGTATAGTATAAATGTTTTTACTAATGAATACTTTTTCATTACATACCTCAATCCCTTAAATATATAGTAAAGTGGGCGACTGTTAAGTGCCCACCTTGTTGTATCATAAAATATTTTACTAATAATTTTATATATACTATTTTTCTGCCTCAATCTCAGTTGTTTGAAAGTACTGAATCATCTTATTAAGATTTTCTGTCATCATCAGAAGAGGATTAGATAAAGCACTTATCTCTTGAATTGCAGCTATTTGCTCGCCAATATTACCATTTATATTATGTGCGGACTGTGCTACATCCTTTGAATTAATCACGGCCTGATCCATATGTTCTGAAATATTTTCAGCGGAATTTGCCTGTTCTTCTGATTGTACTGAAATCTTCCTTATCTTTTCAGCCAATTGAGCAATACTATCAAGAATAATAGTTAAATTAGTATCGGCCACTAATGCAGCCTGATTTCCTTCAATTACTTTTTTCTCTGTAATTGTTATGCTCTGTACTGCTATGTTTGTTTTATTTTGTACTTCGATTATTGTATTCTCAATGTCGGCTGCTGCAACCGCACTGCCATCCGCCAATTTTCTCACTTCTTCAGCCACAACCTTAAAACCTCTACCATGTTCACCTGCTCTAGCTGCTTCTATTGATGCATTAAGGGCTAAAAGATTGGTCTGTGCGGCAATATCCTTAATCACAGTTATTATATTATCAATTTTACCTGAAAGTACTTGTAGATCGTCTATTGTTACATGTACCTCATTTGTCGATTTCTCGATATCTTTTGTATTATGTATTAATATATCGACTGAACTTCTACCTTTTTTTGCTGACTCAATAAGAGTATTAGATTCTGTATTAGCTTCCTGGGTTAATTTTGATACTTCATCAGAATTAATAACTATATTTTTTAAATTACTACTGATATGTTCTATCGAAGAAACCACTTGCTCAATATTATCTGTAATGGCACCTACCGAAACTCCTATTTCATCCATAACCTGATTCGATTCTTCTGTTGCTATATTTAATTGTTCTGTACTTTCTTCCAAACCCATTGAAGATTTCTTGATTTCAGATACAATTTCACTTAGTTTCTCACCTGTATTATTAAGGGAATTCACAAGCATGCCAATTTCATCATTAGCCATTCGAATATCAATTCTGCTATTCAAGTTCCCTTTTGATAATTCATCGGCGAATCGTACTGATCTTTTTAAAGGCTTGATTACCGACGCGGCCATTCTACTCATTATGAAAGCACCGGCAATTAAAGCAAAAAGTATAATTCCAATAAAGATCAAAAATGATTTATTATATGTACTATTACTGTTTATAAAAGTATCATCGGCTTCTGCCAATTCATGCTGTGATAGTTCTGTAATCAATGTGTCTATTTTATCAAATGTCTTGGTACTGTTTTGAGAAAGTGCTAGTGCCTCATCCTCACTACCTGCCATACTTTTATCAATTACTTCACTCTGGATTTTTTTTACATCATTAACTTTACTAATCAATGCTTCAATCTCGGCCTCGTTACCTTCACCTTCCATCAAATCCATATATAAATTTAAATTTTTGATAATTCCATCTGTATATGTTTCATCCAAGTGCATAGTGTGTTCCATTTTTTCATCTTTTGTTTTTGATAAAAGAACATTCTTTTCTGCTCTCTGAGCTTTGATAATATTATAATGAGCATCTTTCAAATAGTATACTCCTTTTAAGCTGTCATTATAAATTTCCTTTACATTGTTATTAATTGATTTCATTTCATAAAGGCCAAACACTCCCAAAAACACCATGATAATCATAATAGCAGAAAATCCTATCAATAATTTTTTTCTAAATCCCATTTTTGTTGTCCTCTCTATTATAGTTAGATTCATATACTTTTTTGTCGCTTTTAATATTATAGCATAAATATATGTAATTTTCATGGAGATTTTGATATTTTATGAATTTTTAAAAGAATTCATTTACCTCGCATGTTTGAATCTTAGTTGTAAAAATGATATTTCTTTTCTTAAAAGCTTTCTTGTTCCAGCTCGGCAGTTAGTTGCTTAGAGCATATAAGTAATTTACCTAACGCAATTTCAGTATTATGAAATTAAAAATACTATTATGAGTCCCTTATTATCACAACATCATTATGAGCGTGCTGCTCATTACAAGTCTGGCACACTCATAGTATATACAATATTTTAGTATATATAATTTTGATTATCTTGGTATTGTCAATATGAATTTACTACCTTTAGTTAAATCAGATTCTACAATAATTGTACCA from Petrocella atlantisensis includes:
- a CDS encoding methyl-accepting chemotaxis protein; translation: MKITYIYAIILKATKKYMNLTIIERTTKMGFRKKLLIGFSAIMIIMVFLGVFGLYEMKSINNNVKEIYNDSLKGVYYLKDAHYNIIKAQRAEKNVLLSKTKDEKMEHTMHLDETYTDGIIKNLNLYMDLMEGEGNEAEIEALISKVNDVKKIQSEVIDKSMAGSEDEALALSQNSTKTFDKIDTLITELSQHELAEADDTFINSNSTYNKSFLIFIGIILFALIAGAFIMSRMAASVIKPLKRSVRFADELSKGNLNSRIDIRMANDEIGMLVNSLNNTGEKLSEIVSEIKKSSMGLEESTEQLNIATEESNQVMDEIGVSVGAITDNIEQVVSSIEHISSNLKNIVINSDEVSKLTQEANTESNTLIESAKKGRSSVDILIHNTKDIEKSTNEVHVTIDDLQVLSGKIDNIITVIKDIAAQTNLLALNASIEAARAGEHGRGFKVVAEEVRKLADGSAVAAADIENTIIEVQNKTNIAVQSITITEKKVIEGNQAALVADTNLTIILDSIAQLAEKIRKISVQSEEQANSAENISEHMDQAVINSKDVAQSAHNINGNIGEQIAAIQEISALSNPLLMMTENLNKMIQYFQTTEIEAEK
- a CDS encoding HD-GYP domain-containing protein, producing MKKYSLVKTFILYSLITFILIGAVLSFVISNHIKNDYHQNLYGAAQIAVDSINESILVESDFDNNIDNAKQMLLEENINRSLSLYMPQSYTMFNNKKKIVLTNRQSSETITANDLSGVDMILESKVTYYISKAYSINDVINTRVFNLYVPIKYKENIAGVLMLQIPEVVIKSHVDMLLKEIILTMSGGLLVLFLLLIRILYSASKTLRNQNNELINQKAEIETAYKQLSDSYRNTISALSNAVDARDAYTAGHSERVTKISLLIGENLGLSADEMKKLEYAALFHDIGKIGIPDHILLKNSKLTDEEFAIIQKHPEMGVNILKSIEFLDDILPIIMHHHERYIGNGYPDKLSGERIPLCSKIISVADTYDAMTSNRPYRKKLQHEVAVDEILRNKQVQFDARIVDAFLVIEKLLNDDNKRGE